The following proteins come from a genomic window of Terribacillus aidingensis:
- a CDS encoding YtxH domain-containing protein, with protein MSTKKTNGRDFLIGSIIGSVVGAVTALVLAPKSGKELRSDITEQASSLKGRAGEMKTQYSEKGAQWKDVVTEKSRVVADKVKESSQTVQDKVKNLTSKDQADDTASNDKEAEDAAEEVARAIEEAARELEMEQQKSTIERNKDL; from the coding sequence ATGTCAACGAAAAAGACGAACGGAAGAGATTTTCTGATTGGTTCGATCATCGGCAGCGTAGTAGGAGCTGTGACAGCTCTAGTTCTTGCACCTAAATCCGGTAAAGAACTACGCAGTGATATTACGGAACAAGCTAGCTCCCTGAAAGGGCGCGCGGGCGAAATGAAAACACAGTACAGTGAAAAAGGTGCACAATGGAAAGATGTTGTCACTGAGAAATCCCGTGTAGTAGCTGATAAGGTGAAAGAATCCTCTCAGACTGTACAGGACAAAGTCAAAAACCTAACATCCAAAGACCAAGCAGATGACACAGCTTCAAACGATAAGGAAGCAGAAGATGCAGCGGAAGAAGTAGCACGCGCAATCGAGGAAGCTGCAAGGGAATTGGAAATGGAACAGCAAAAATCCACGATTGAACGTAATAAGGATCTTTAA
- a CDS encoding DUF948 domain-containing protein has product MEILGYIAALIAAIAFAVLVIYLAKTLKAASRTLNDVASTLEGVEKQMQGITSETAELLSKTNHLAEDIGEKAQKLNTLVDGIEGIGDTVHSLNNSIRNVSNKVALSAEQHTEQTGQVLKWGSVILDLWKKKKQNEANEVASVPAVQPTEQPLPVKETSH; this is encoded by the coding sequence ATGGAAATTCTAGGGTACATCGCTGCATTGATTGCAGCAATCGCATTCGCAGTCTTAGTAATCTACCTCGCAAAAACATTGAAAGCTGCTTCACGCACACTAAATGATGTAGCAAGCACATTGGAAGGTGTCGAAAAGCAAATGCAGGGTATTACGAGCGAAACAGCAGAACTGCTCAGCAAGACAAATCACCTTGCAGAAGACATCGGAGAGAAAGCGCAGAAGCTTAACACTCTTGTTGACGGAATTGAAGGCATCGGTGATACAGTACACAGCCTCAACAATTCTATTCGCAATGTGTCCAACAAAGTGGCTCTATCAGCAGAACAGCATACAGAACAAACTGGCCAAGTACTAAAATGGGGCTCAGTTATACTTGACTTATGGAAGAAAAAGAAGCAGAATGAAGCCAATGAGGTCGCCTCTGTACCTGCAGTGCAGCCAACAGAGCAGCCGCTACCAGTAAAAGAAACATCCCATTAA
- the ytxJ gene encoding bacillithiol system redox-active protein YtxJ, with protein MEAKVIQSQEEFQDVLNRDASFYVLKHSLTCPISARAKQEYDRYSLDTQIPMYTLYVQEARDLSNTIADRYEVRHESPQALLFANNQVIWHTSHHDITETVLREQEKRFNQ; from the coding sequence ATGGAAGCAAAAGTCATTCAAAGCCAAGAGGAATTTCAAGATGTCCTGAACAGGGATGCATCATTTTACGTGCTCAAGCATAGTCTGACTTGCCCGATCAGTGCAAGGGCGAAGCAGGAATATGACCGATACAGTCTAGATACACAGATACCGATGTACACGTTATATGTCCAAGAAGCACGGGATCTATCCAATACGATTGCAGACCGCTATGAGGTGAGACACGAATCTCCGCAGGCATTGCTTTTTGCAAATAATCAAGTGATCTGGCATACATCACACCATGACATTACAGAGACCGTTTTACGGGAACAGGAAAAAAGATTCAATCAGTAG